One window from the genome of Mustela lutreola isolate mMusLut2 chromosome 11, mMusLut2.pri, whole genome shotgun sequence encodes:
- the PTPN2 gene encoding tyrosine-protein phosphatase non-receptor type 2 isoform X5 codes for MVWQQKTKAVVMLNRVVEKESVKCAQYWPTKDDREMLFKETGFSVKFLSEDVKSYYTVHLLQLENINSGETRTISHFHYTTWPDFGVPESPASFLNFLFKVRESGSLNPEHGPAVIHCSAGIGRSGTFSLVDTCLVLMEKGDDINIKQLLLNMRKYRMGLIQTPDQLRFSYMTIIEGGKFIKGDSNIQKRWKELSKEDLCPAFDHSPTKIMTEKYNGNRIVLEEEKLTGDRYTGLSSKMQDTAEENSESVLRKRIREDRKANTAQKVQQMKQRLNETERKRKRWLYWQPILTKMGFVSFILVGAFVGWTLLFQQNVL; via the exons ATGGTTTGGCAGCAAAAAACCAAAGCAGTTGTCATGCTAAACCGAGTTGTGGAGAAGGAATCG GTTAAATGTGCACAATACTGGCCGACAAAAGATGATCGAGAGATGCTGTTTAAAGAAACAGGATTCAGTGTGAAGTTCTTGTCAGAAGATGTGAAGTCATATTATACAGTACATCTACTGCAGTTAGAAAATATCAAT aGTGGTGAAACCAGAACAATATCTCACTTTCATTATACTACCTGGCCAGATTTTGGAGTCCCTGAATCACCAGCTTCATTTCTCAATTTCTTATTTAAAGTGAGAGAGTCTGGTTCCTTGAATCCTGAACACGGGCCTGCAGTGATCCACTGTAGCGCGGGCATTGGGCGGTCAGGCACCTTTTCTCTAGTAGATACCTGTCTTGTTCTG ATGGAAAAAGGAGATGATATTAACATTAAACAACTGTTACTGAATATGAGGAAATATCGAATGGGACTTATTCAGACACCAGATCAACTCAGATTTTCATATATGACTATAATAGAAGGAGGAAAATTTATAAAGGGAGATTCAAATATACAG AAACGGTGGAAAGAACTTTCTAAGGAAGACTTATGTCCTGCTTTTGATCATTCACCAAccaaaataatgactgaaaaataCAATGGTAATAGGATAGtcctagaagaagaaaaactgacaGGTGACAGATACACAGGACTATCCTCTAAAATGCAGGATACTGCGGAGGAGAACAGTGAGAG tGTTCTACGGAAACGAATTCGAGAAGACAGAAAAGCTAACACGGCCCAGAAGGTGCAGCAGATGAAACAGAGGCTAAATGAGACTGAACGAAAAAGGAAAAGGTGGTTATATTGGCAACCTATTCTCACTAAGATGGGGTTTGTGTCATTCATTTTGGTGGGTGCTTTTGTTGGCTGGACACTGTTGTTTCAGCAGAATGTCCTATAA